A window of the Lolium perenne isolate Kyuss_39 chromosome 7, Kyuss_2.0, whole genome shotgun sequence genome harbors these coding sequences:
- the LOC127317008 gene encoding formate dehydrogenase, mitochondrial: MAMWRAAARQLVDRALGSRAAHTSAGSKKIVGVFYKAGEHADKNPNFVGCVEGALGIRNWLESKGHHYIVTDDKEGPNSELEKHIEDMHVLITTPFHPAYVSAERIKKAKNLELLLTAGIGSDHIDLPAAAAAGLTVAEVTGSNTVSVAEDELMRILILVRNFLPGYQQVVQGEWDVAGIAHRAYDLEGKTVGTVGAGRIGRLLLQRLKPFNCNLLYHDRLQINPELEKEIGAKFEEDLDAMLPKCDVIVINTPLTEKTRGMFNKEKIAKMKKGVIVVNNARGGIMDAQAVADACSSGHIAGYGGDVWFPQPAPKDHPWRYMPNHAMTPHISGTTIDAQLRYAAGVKDMLDRYFKGEDFPAENYIVKEGELASQYK; encoded by the exons ATGGCGATGTGGAGGGCTGCCGCCAGGCAGCTCGTCGACCGGGCGCTCGGATCCAGGGCCGCGCAC ACGTCAGCGGGCAGCAAGAAGATCGTGGGTGTCTTCTACAAGGCCGGTGAGCACGCCGACAAGAACCCCAACTTCGTCGGCTGCGTCGAGGGCGCCCTCGGCATACGCAACTGGCTCGAATCCAAGGGACATCACTacattgtcaccgacgacaaggaAGGGCCCAACAGCG AGCTGGAGAAGCACATCGAAGACATGCACGTCCTGATAACCACCCCGTTCCACCCAGCCTATGTTTCTGCAGAGAGGATCAAGAAGGCAAAGAACCTTGAGCTGCTTCTCACGGCTGGGATTGGCTCGGATCATATTGATTTaccagctgctgctgctgcgggcTTGACTGTTGCAGAAGTCACTGGAAGTAACACCGTCTCTGTGGCAGAAGATGAGCTCATGCGCATCTTGATTCTGGTCAGGAACTTCTTGCCTGGCTATCAACAGGTCGTTCAAGGTGAATGGGATGTTGCAGGCATTGCCCATAGAGCTTATGATCTTGAGGGAAAGACTGTTGGAACTGTCGGGGCTGGTCGTATTGGCAGGCTCTTACTTCAGCGTCTGAAGCCCTTCAACTGCAATCTGCTCTACCATGACAGGCTTCAGATTAACCCAGAGCTTGAAAAGGAAATTGGGGCGAAATTTGAAGAGGACCTCGATGCTATGCTTCCAAAGTGTGATGTCATTGTGATCAACACACCTCTTACCGAGAAAACAAG AGGCATGTTCAATAAAGAAAagattgcaaagatgaagaaagGTGTAATCGTCGTGAATAATGCTCGTGGAGGAATCATGGACGCCCAGGCAGTAGCTGATGCTTGTTCCAGCGGTCACATTGCTG GATATGGAGGCGATGTCTGGTTTCCCCAACCTGCACCGAAGGATCACCCATGGCGCTACATGCCTAATCATGCAATGACCCCTCACATCTCTGGGACTACCATTGATGCACAG CTGAGGTACGCCGCGGGGGTGAAGGACATGTTGGACAGGTACTTCAAGGGCGAGGACTTCCCGGCAGAGAACTACATCGTCAAGGAAGGAGAGCTCGCCAGCCAGTACAAGTAG